A part of Lactobacillus sp. ESL0700 genomic DNA contains:
- a CDS encoding Cof-type HAD-IIB family hydrolase produces MKEIPFKAVAVDMDGTFVNDEKTFDHQRFDKILTELRKHHIHFIASSGRPLSRLQKDFYGFLDRIDIVADNGSILTQDNNIILRHVFTYQAGIKLISFIQKNYPATEITASGLERSYLSKQASAKFKSSMHFFYPNVIEVADLTDLPTSDNLTKLTLNCDANLASELEARFNQNSSERIHCTTSGFDNIDVMPNRVNKGQGIKYFLRYFNVKPEELIAFGDGMNDKEMIELAGFGYAMKNGNPKLKKIAKYEAPSNNDMGVLQVLEEYLK; encoded by the coding sequence ATGAAAGAGATTCCTTTTAAGGCCGTTGCCGTTGACATGGACGGCACCTTTGTAAATGACGAAAAGACATTTGACCACCAACGTTTTGATAAAATTCTAACCGAATTGCGCAAGCATCATATCCACTTCATTGCTTCCAGCGGGCGACCGTTATCTCGCCTGCAAAAAGACTTTTATGGCTTTTTAGACCGGATTGATATTGTCGCTGACAATGGCTCCATTTTAACGCAGGACAACAATATTATTTTACGGCACGTTTTTACTTATCAAGCGGGGATTAAATTAATCAGTTTTATCCAAAAAAATTACCCAGCAACCGAAATTACTGCTAGCGGACTTGAGCGTTCATATCTTAGTAAACAAGCTTCCGCAAAATTCAAAAGTTCAATGCATTTTTTCTATCCAAATGTCATTGAAGTCGCAGACTTAACTGACTTGCCAACTAGCGACAATCTGACTAAACTCACCCTTAACTGCGATGCAAACTTAGCCAGTGAACTTGAAGCAAGGTTTAACCAAAACAGCAGCGAGCGAATCCACTGCACAACAAGTGGCTTCGATAACATTGACGTCATGCCTAATCGCGTCAACAAGGGACAAGGCATCAAATATTTTCTGCGTTATTTCAACGTTAAACCAGAGGAACTAATTGCCTTTGGTGATGGCATGAATGACAAAGAGATGATTGAACTCGCCGGCTTTGGTTACGCAATGAAAAACGGCAATCCCAAGCTAAAGAAAATTGCCAAGTACGAAGCTCCAAGCAATAATGACATGGGTGTACTGCAGGTTTTAGAAGAATATTTAAAATAA
- the comGC gene encoding competence type IV pilus major pilin ComGC: protein MKKKFKQYLLKILAKSRKAQGFTLIEMVVVIAIIVLLLLIIAPNLTKQKQSAADRTEDAFKTTLQTQADLYEEDKDRKGKDITFQNMFEDGYLTKNQLDKSKNYTVNNGVVEKGN from the coding sequence ATGAAGAAAAAGTTTAAACAATATTTATTAAAGATTTTAGCTAAAAGTCGTAAGGCACAAGGTTTTACGTTGATTGAAATGGTCGTGGTCATTGCCATTATTGTGTTGCTACTCTTGATTATTGCACCTAATTTGACTAAACAAAAACAGAGTGCGGCTGATCGTACCGAAGATGCCTTTAAGACAACTTTGCAAACTCAAGCTGATCTTTATGAAGAAGATAAGGATCGCAAGGGTAAAGATATTACTTTCCAAAATATGTTTGAAGATGGTTATTTGACCAAAAATCAACTTGATAAATCCAAAAACTATACGGTAAATAATGGTGTGGTTGAAAAAGGCAATTAA
- a CDS encoding ComGF family competence protein, with amino-acid sequence MKLRNKGFMLSEAMFAVFITLLVVLMLQNLLKSMTLANKAEHHTDDVVFSYVQFNRFLHDGNTKLAYVDAAASTAKKAKIVKVDQDNNENIYWLTFYKNMIRATTFEGGHMPLLLNVSKAKFVTQSQQLKIVVTEDDGRQSELYFKLAKQPEKKAKNEQAKKAKSKS; translated from the coding sequence ATGAAATTAAGGAATAAGGGCTTTATGTTATCCGAAGCCATGTTTGCGGTTTTTATAACTTTGTTGGTTGTTTTAATGTTACAAAATTTGTTAAAAAGCATGACCTTGGCCAACAAAGCTGAGCACCATACCGACGATGTGGTGTTTTCTTATGTGCAATTCAACCGCTTTTTACATGATGGTAATACTAAATTGGCCTATGTTGATGCCGCTGCTTCCACGGCAAAAAAGGCAAAGATTGTGAAAGTAGACCAAGATAATAATGAAAATATTTATTGGTTAACTTTTTATAAAAATATGATTCGGGCAACAACTTTTGAAGGCGGACATATGCCACTTTTATTGAATGTTAGTAAAGCAAAGTTTGTGACGCAGTCGCAACAGCTGAAGATTGTTGTGACAGAAGATGATGGCCGCCAGTCTGAATTATATTTTAAATTAGCTAAGCAGCCGGAAAAGAAGGCAAAAAATGAACAAGCTAAAAAAGCAAAAAGTAAAAGCTAG
- a CDS encoding amino acid permease, whose amino-acid sequence MDEIGSNKKYISWPVLTLMAFCTVIGLDDIMYNFQNQGMPVVTSWIIMCIFYVIPYSLMVGQLGSVFNKEGGGLSSWVRGTDGEFLGYFTAWTYWAASIPYAVDSANTIIVDIGWAVTGSGKFQDQISNKNFALMTFAMFIIFIIVEHYFSRSMEVLSTIGGGMMLIMTFMFVFLAFVGLSKSGGHMATTNFTWHSLIPKFDMHYWTTIAMLIYALNGCELVAPYVTKMKKPKSDFPKAMIALAIMTIFLTVFGSFALGIYFNANHIPNDLKMNGEYYVFDMVGRQYGLGKGLLYLWSWTSVFYNAALLAVLLDAMTRMLISDTGDKYMPKFLRKKNKNGLPINGYILTVALSAFIMLLGIFLPDMNDIFNWLLNLNGIISPGVTCWIFYSFMRIRKNSKKFSSDYVFIKNDKLAYLAGFFLLIVTAVATVLGIAPLDVKQFSSYWWYELIINIVAIVVLIGLGVILPSIRRREEEYGIAFSRNQWITMFVLIIGSIILDLYLGGHNIGMMNLGQLKLGLNIIIIVIEAILAVLLCWLVGRKKPNNAQD is encoded by the coding sequence GTGGATGAAATAGGTTCAAACAAGAAATATATTTCGTGGCCGGTATTAACTCTGATGGCTTTTTGTACTGTTATCGGCTTAGACGATATCATGTACAACTTCCAAAATCAGGGAATGCCTGTTGTCACTTCATGGATTATCATGTGTATTTTTTACGTGATTCCATATTCTTTAATGGTTGGTCAGTTAGGATCAGTCTTTAATAAGGAAGGTGGCGGGCTATCATCATGGGTCCGCGGAACAGATGGCGAATTTTTAGGCTACTTTACCGCTTGGACATACTGGGCAGCCTCAATTCCTTATGCAGTTGATTCGGCTAACACAATTATCGTCGATATTGGCTGGGCCGTTACTGGCTCCGGCAAGTTTCAGGACCAAATTTCAAACAAGAACTTTGCTTTGATGACTTTTGCCATGTTCATTATCTTCATTATTGTTGAACACTACTTCTCAAGATCAATGGAAGTATTATCAACAATTGGCGGTGGCATGATGCTGATTATGACCTTCATGTTTGTCTTTTTAGCCTTTGTTGGGCTAAGCAAATCCGGCGGTCACATGGCAACTACCAACTTCACTTGGCACTCACTTATTCCTAAGTTTGACATGCATTACTGGACTACCATTGCCATGTTAATCTATGCCCTCAACGGTTGTGAATTAGTTGCGCCATACGTTACTAAAATGAAGAAGCCGAAATCCGACTTTCCTAAAGCAATGATTGCCCTAGCAATCATGACCATCTTCTTAACTGTCTTTGGTTCATTTGCTCTTGGTATTTATTTCAATGCCAATCATATTCCAAATGACTTGAAGATGAACGGTGAATACTACGTCTTCGACATGGTTGGTAGACAATATGGCCTTGGTAAAGGTCTACTCTACCTGTGGTCTTGGACATCCGTCTTTTATAACGCTGCTCTTTTAGCCGTCTTACTAGATGCTATGACCAGAATGTTAATTTCTGATACCGGTGACAAGTACATGCCGAAGTTCTTACGCAAAAAGAACAAAAATGGTTTGCCAATCAACGGTTATATCTTAACTGTTGCCCTGTCAGCTTTTATCATGTTACTTGGTATTTTCTTACCTGACATGAATGACATTTTTAACTGGTTATTAAACCTTAACGGTATCATCTCACCAGGTGTTACCTGCTGGATTTTCTATTCCTTCATGCGAATTAGAAAAAACTCCAAGAAGTTTTCGTCTGACTATGTCTTTATCAAAAACGATAAATTGGCTTATCTCGCAGGATTCTTCCTATTAATAGTTACGGCTGTCGCAACTGTTTTAGGAATTGCCCCGCTAGACGTTAAACAATTCAGCAGTTATTGGTGGTATGAATTAATCATTAATATTGTCGCAATTGTCGTCTTAATCGGTCTTGGCGTGATTTTGCCAAGTATTAGACGTCGCGAAGAAGAATATGGCATTGCCTTCAGCCGCAATCAATGGATTACAATGTTTGTCCTGATTATCGGCTCAATCATTCTTGACCTCTACCTTGGCGGTCACAATATTGGCATGATGAATTTGGGTCAATTGAAATTAGGCTTAAACATTATCATTATTGTGATTGAAGCCATCTTAGCAGTTTTACTTTGCTGGCTAGTTGGTAGAAAAAAGCCAAATAATGCGCAAGATTAA
- a CDS encoding prepilin-type N-terminal cleavage/methylation domain-containing protein translates to MVWLKKAIKVKFSGFTLVEMVVCLMIALSLVMLGTVEISAYRQQLVLNNTTREVKSSIEQAARYSTIKHESVTIVYRPDTKILVFNGDGFSQNIQIASTITIYGLKNTTLITNDGILAPKTITIADGQHSQKIKLQMLWGRAIEE, encoded by the coding sequence ATGGTGTGGTTGAAAAAGGCAATTAAAGTTAAATTTTCTGGCTTTACATTAGTCGAAATGGTTGTGTGCCTAATGATTGCACTCAGCTTAGTAATGCTTGGAACTGTCGAAATTTCCGCATATCGCCAGCAGTTAGTTCTTAATAATACTACTAGAGAAGTTAAAAGTTCTATTGAACAAGCGGCGCGGTACAGTACGATTAAGCATGAGTCAGTTACAATAGTATATCGGCCAGATACAAAGATACTTGTTTTTAATGGTGATGGCTTTTCTCAAAATATCCAGATCGCTTCAACAATTACTATCTACGGTCTTAAGAATACAACACTGATTACAAATGATGGAATACTAGCACCCAAAACTATTACTATTGCTGATGGTCAACATTCACAGAAGATAAAGTTACAAATGCTTTGGGGGCGAGCAATTGAAGAATAG
- a CDS encoding GrpB family protein, protein MTSFKYLQHVTIGKVKTNQPIKLVDYDSTWPQKFAQEEKIIKQALGKTALKIEHVGSTSITGLAAKPIIDILLIISDPADEAAYLPQLEQVGLFLRIREPEQEEHRMLIDQDEQFHVHVYGPDSKEAHDLLAFRDWLRSNPADRLKYQQTKQELAQKTWTTVQEYADAKGPVIAEIKRHIDQNS, encoded by the coding sequence ATGACATCATTTAAGTATTTGCAGCACGTAACGATTGGTAAAGTTAAAACAAATCAGCCAATTAAATTAGTTGATTATGATTCTACTTGGCCGCAGAAATTTGCACAGGAAGAAAAAATAATTAAACAAGCCCTTGGCAAGACAGCTTTAAAAATTGAGCACGTTGGCTCAACTTCGATTACTGGACTTGCTGCTAAACCAATTATTGATATTTTATTGATTATTTCAGATCCTGCGGATGAAGCAGCTTATTTACCTCAATTAGAGCAGGTTGGTTTATTTTTACGGATTCGCGAGCCGGAACAAGAAGAGCACAGGATGTTAATTGACCAAGACGAGCAGTTTCACGTGCATGTATATGGACCAGATAGCAAAGAAGCACATGATTTACTGGCTTTTCGCGATTGGCTGCGCAGTAATCCCGCTGATCGATTGAAGTATCAGCAAACTAAACAAGAGTTGGCCCAAAAAACTTGGACGACTGTTCAAGAATATGCCGATGCCAAGGGTCCCGTAATAGCAGAGATTAAGCGGCACATTGACCAAAATTCATAA
- a CDS encoding YebC/PmpR family DNA-binding transcriptional regulator yields the protein MSGHSKWHNIQGRKNAQDAKRGKIFQKLSREIYMAAKNGGPDPSGNPNLRMVMDKARANNMPKTNIDRALKKAEGNSDEHYDEITYEGYAPGGVAVFVEALTDNKNRTASSVRVAFTRNGGSLGATGSVAYMFDRKGYIAIDRTTTDADEDQMLLDVMDAGGDDLQTSDEVYEIYTDPKQLAQVRDALEKAGYKLANAELTMIPENTTPVPEDKKEQFANLVDALEDDDDVQNVYTAAADED from the coding sequence ATGTCAGGACATTCAAAATGGCACAATATTCAAGGCCGCAAGAATGCGCAAGACGCTAAGAGAGGTAAAATTTTCCAAAAACTATCTCGTGAGATATATATGGCTGCAAAGAATGGTGGTCCTGACCCCTCAGGGAATCCTAACTTGCGGATGGTAATGGATAAAGCTCGTGCTAACAACATGCCTAAGACTAACATTGACCGCGCACTTAAGAAGGCTGAAGGAAATTCAGACGAGCATTACGATGAGATTACTTATGAAGGCTATGCACCAGGTGGTGTTGCTGTCTTTGTTGAAGCTTTGACTGATAACAAGAACCGGACAGCTTCTTCAGTTCGTGTTGCTTTTACGCGTAATGGTGGTTCACTTGGTGCTACTGGTTCAGTTGCTTACATGTTTGACCGTAAGGGTTACATTGCAATCGACCGGACAACAACTGATGCCGATGAAGACCAAATGTTACTTGACGTAATGGATGCCGGTGGCGATGACTTGCAAACAAGCGATGAAGTTTACGAGATTTACACTGATCCTAAGCAATTGGCACAAGTTCGTGATGCTTTAGAAAAGGCTGGCTACAAGCTTGCCAACGCTGAGTTAACGATGATTCCTGAGAACACTACACCAGTACCAGAAGACAAGAAGGAACAATTTGCTAACCTTGTTGACGCCTTAGAAGACGATGATGATGTGCAAAATGTTTACACTGCCGCTGCTGATGAAGACTAG
- a CDS encoding ABC transporter permease has protein sequence MNKVVWQDFWQSIKHTKGQFLSIFGLMMIGAFALVGLMVTGPDMRDTGNHYAQTLKTPDLTVISNYGLDKQDTKKIRHAAGSQTVEFGYMTDAVLKNSHESWRLFSKPQKIGRYELRSGRLPRAKNEIAIAAHFQKRYKLGQTIAFTEKKSLLGTKMLRRHQFKIVGFVRSSQILSNVNLGQSNSGTGELKGYAVVLPADFDQSIYTTANLTYHNLRGIDSYGKLYATRLNDHKRTLEHTLKTEAPKRKRRIVAAAQQKLRAQTAKITTAKIKIQTERQNLITAKNELQLQQAQLTAQASQINNFTPAQQAQLAAAKQELTAKAQLLQKKEQQLTHAAAQAKIKLATGESQIKQSQKLLAKLPAPTYHVYNRREIPGGEGDLVYSTVAQVVEDLAKVFPIFLYFVAALVTFTTMNRFIDEERINSGTMKALGYDDYVIINKFILYGFLAGTLGTIAGVYLGHTLMPQIVYHAYYQSLTLPPIEEHFHWQISLIALLLAWVSSVLPAYLTARNEFKEKPAALLLPKPPAAGSKILLEKIPFIWQHLNFTHKVTARNIFRYKKRMLMTIFGVCGSATLLFAGFAVKNSISNMNDRQFNDLIHYNLIVAQQSPISASEKTTLNRQLKADSVKQEMPIYYQSLTKIAGKNGDTQDITMIVPQDKKQFHQYLHLDQRQTKRPISLTNQGIVISERLASLLGVKAGERITLTDQDNHQRTMKVAAITEMYMGHFALMTPAVYQSIFGRQFKPNANLVILKNGSRQNTRTMAAKFMKLNGVSGVVQNTAISQELDVVVQSLNMIMLVLIIVAGLLAIVILYNLTNINIAERIRELSTIKVLGFYDNEVTMYIYRETILLTCIGILVGYLTGDLLYQYILYVVPPANVMFNPALSTDSFLWPLGVVGVITIALGFIVNHKLKNLDMLAALKSVD, from the coding sequence ATGAATAAAGTGGTTTGGCAAGATTTTTGGCAGTCAATTAAGCATACTAAAGGACAATTTTTATCGATTTTTGGCTTAATGATGATTGGCGCTTTCGCCCTCGTGGGCTTGATGGTCACAGGGCCGGATATGCGCGACACAGGAAATCATTATGCCCAAACGCTAAAGACACCGGACCTAACAGTTATCAGCAATTATGGCTTAGACAAACAAGATACTAAGAAAATCCGGCACGCTGCTGGCAGCCAAACTGTCGAATTCGGCTACATGACAGACGCTGTGTTAAAAAATAGCCACGAAAGCTGGCGCCTTTTTTCAAAGCCGCAAAAGATTGGTCGCTACGAACTGCGCTCTGGTCGTTTGCCACGAGCTAAGAACGAAATTGCCATTGCCGCTCACTTTCAAAAACGGTACAAACTAGGTCAGACAATTGCTTTTACCGAAAAAAAGAGTCTCTTAGGTACAAAAATGTTGCGGCGACACCAATTTAAGATTGTTGGGTTTGTTCGCTCCAGCCAAATATTATCTAATGTCAATCTTGGTCAAAGCAATAGCGGCACGGGTGAGTTAAAGGGATACGCCGTTGTTCTGCCCGCTGATTTTGACCAGAGTATCTATACAACAGCTAATTTAACTTATCACAACCTGCGCGGAATTGACTCTTATGGTAAGCTTTATGCCACTCGCCTTAACGACCACAAGCGCACGCTTGAACACACATTAAAGACTGAAGCTCCTAAACGCAAGCGAAGAATTGTTGCCGCAGCTCAGCAAAAATTAAGGGCGCAAACTGCTAAAATCACGACTGCTAAGATTAAAATTCAAACTGAAAGACAAAATTTAATTACTGCTAAAAATGAACTACAGCTGCAGCAAGCACAACTTACAGCTCAAGCTAGCCAAATTAACAATTTTACGCCCGCTCAACAAGCACAACTAGCTGCGGCCAAACAGGAATTAACTGCTAAAGCGCAACTATTACAGAAAAAAGAGCAACAATTAACTCACGCTGCTGCCCAAGCAAAAATCAAATTGGCAACTGGCGAGAGTCAAATTAAGCAGTCGCAAAAATTGCTCGCTAAATTGCCAGCACCCACCTATCACGTTTATAACCGCCGCGAAATACCGGGCGGCGAAGGCGATCTTGTGTACAGCACGGTGGCACAAGTGGTCGAGGACCTTGCCAAAGTCTTCCCTATTTTCCTGTATTTTGTTGCTGCACTAGTCACCTTCACAACGATGAACCGGTTCATTGATGAGGAACGAATCAACTCTGGTACCATGAAGGCTCTCGGCTATGACGATTACGTCATTATTAACAAATTCATTCTGTACGGTTTTCTTGCGGGAACGCTCGGGACGATTGCTGGTGTCTATTTGGGACATACATTAATGCCACAAATTGTTTACCATGCTTATTACCAGTCGCTAACCTTGCCGCCAATTGAAGAACATTTTCACTGGCAAATCAGTCTAATCGCGCTCCTTCTTGCTTGGGTCAGCTCGGTTCTGCCAGCATACTTAACTGCTAGAAATGAATTTAAGGAAAAGCCAGCAGCACTCTTGTTGCCTAAGCCACCTGCTGCTGGCTCCAAAATTTTATTAGAAAAAATCCCATTTATTTGGCAGCATCTTAATTTCACCCATAAAGTCACCGCACGCAACATTTTTCGGTATAAAAAGCGCATGCTCATGACCATCTTTGGTGTTTGTGGCTCTGCCACGCTACTCTTTGCTGGTTTTGCTGTTAAAAACTCAATCAGTAACATGAATGATCGCCAATTTAACGACCTAATTCACTACAATTTGATTGTTGCCCAACAATCGCCGATTTCTGCTAGTGAAAAGACAACGTTAAATCGCCAACTCAAAGCCGACAGTGTCAAACAAGAAATGCCAATCTATTATCAATCCTTGACTAAAATTGCTGGCAAAAACGGCGACACACAGGATATTACAATGATTGTGCCGCAAGATAAGAAACAATTTCACCAGTATCTGCATTTAGACCAGCGCCAAACTAAACGGCCAATTTCATTGACTAATCAAGGGATTGTGATTTCAGAGCGACTAGCTAGCTTATTAGGAGTCAAAGCTGGCGAGCGCATTACCTTAACCGACCAAGATAATCACCAGCGCACAATGAAAGTCGCTGCAATTACAGAAATGTACATGGGACACTTTGCATTAATGACGCCAGCGGTTTATCAAAGTATCTTTGGCAGACAGTTTAAGCCTAATGCCAACCTTGTCATTCTCAAAAACGGCTCACGCCAAAATACCCGCACCATGGCCGCCAAGTTTATGAAATTAAACGGTGTGAGCGGTGTCGTTCAAAACACCGCAATCAGTCAGGAACTTGATGTCGTTGTTCAATCGCTGAATATGATTATGCTTGTCTTGATAATTGTAGCGGGATTGCTCGCAATCGTAATTTTGTATAATTTAACTAATATCAATATCGCCGAACGGATCCGTGAACTTTCAACTATTAAAGTGCTTGGCTTTTATGATAATGAAGTGACAATGTACATTTATCGCGAGACAATATTGCTGACTTGTATCGGAATTTTGGTCGGCTACTTGACAGGTGACTTGCTTTACCAATACATTCTCTATGTTGTGCCGCCAGCCAATGTAATGTTTAACCCTGCTTTGTCTACCGATAGTTTCCTTTGGCCGTTAGGCGTTGTCGGTGTAATTACGATTGCACTCGGCTTTATTGTTAATCATAAATTAAAAAATCTTGACATGTTGGCAGCTCTAAAGTCTGTTGATTAA
- the comGA gene encoding competence type IV pilus ATPase ComGA, giving the protein MRIKETVNSLIEEAIAKHASDMFFLVHDEQMVVNLRTIAGISQKAVFTLNEGKEIINFLKYGAQMDIAEHRRPQVGALTYDYHQEKYYLRLSSIGDFTGCESLVLRIIYQVQLGQYFLPKQIEKLTQLAKRRGLIVTSGPTGSGKTTTMYKLAQAVGQGKMVMTIEDPVEIHQATFLQTQVNDEAEISYARLLEAALRHRPDILIIGEIRNAQTARLAVDAALSGHLVLATVHAKSTLQTISRLESLQINQNELSNCLTAVSYQRLLPTMAGFSCLLDIASGQDLQDSIGQTQRGNFVKWTDNLAELKQRGEISAPIYKQFQEG; this is encoded by the coding sequence ATGCGAATTAAGGAAACGGTCAACTCGTTAATTGAAGAAGCAATTGCCAAGCACGCCAGTGACATGTTTTTCCTGGTACATGATGAGCAAATGGTGGTCAACTTGCGGACAATTGCTGGGATTAGTCAAAAGGCCGTGTTTACATTAAATGAAGGGAAAGAAATTATCAACTTTCTCAAATATGGCGCGCAAATGGATATTGCGGAGCACCGCAGGCCACAGGTTGGAGCACTAACGTATGACTATCACCAAGAAAAATATTATCTGCGTTTATCAAGCATTGGCGACTTTACCGGTTGTGAATCGTTGGTATTACGGATTATTTATCAAGTGCAGTTGGGCCAGTATTTTTTACCTAAGCAAATTGAGAAATTAACGCAGTTGGCTAAACGGCGCGGCTTAATTGTCACAAGTGGTCCCACTGGCTCTGGTAAAACGACGACGATGTATAAGTTGGCGCAAGCTGTTGGGCAGGGAAAAATGGTGATGACAATTGAGGATCCGGTTGAAATCCATCAAGCGACATTTTTACAAACTCAGGTTAATGATGAGGCTGAAATTAGTTATGCACGCTTGTTAGAAGCAGCTTTGCGCCACCGTCCCGATATTTTAATTATTGGCGAAATTCGAAATGCCCAAACGGCACGTCTAGCAGTTGATGCCGCACTAAGCGGACACCTCGTGCTAGCAACTGTTCATGCCAAGAGTACGCTGCAGACAATTTCGCGATTAGAGAGTTTGCAGATTAATCAGAATGAGCTAAGTAACTGTTTAACGGCTGTTTCTTACCAGCGACTCTTGCCGACGATGGCCGGCTTTTCATGCTTACTCGATATTGCCAGTGGACAAGACTTGCAGGATAGTATTGGGCAAACTCAACGAGGGAATTTTGTTAAGTGGACGGATAATTTAGCAGAATTGAAACAGCGAGGTGAAATTAGTGCGCCAATCTATAAGCAATTTCAAGAAGGGTAA
- a CDS encoding type II secretion system F family protein has translation MRQSISNFKKGKLTGQEQLAFLDYLQNSLANGFSLSTSLELMPILWPKRKRLLAGLSQRMTLGADLGQEMWQLGFSKTVATQVELAMQQGNLLDCLSQLATLNRLKNEQIKKLKTEMSYPVVLVVMMIALLVFMQTFVSSQFSSSNEHTGDVLLVGILGLGLLFLYYFTQVLTLLRKQDYHSLKKLAHYPIIGATVKVYVKYLLVYDIGLLVASGFSLQKMCQYAANQEKGSLQQYLGAKVNRQLAKGKSLQEIIKQELFLPDELVILLETGSTKGDLGNRCLLLGQTLFTDLTSKIEKLIVNVQPVCFILIGLCIIGMYLKLLLPMYAMMQQI, from the coding sequence GTGCGCCAATCTATAAGCAATTTCAAGAAGGGTAAGTTGACAGGTCAAGAGCAGCTAGCCTTTCTTGATTACTTACAAAATAGCCTGGCCAATGGCTTTTCTCTCAGCACTAGTTTGGAATTAATGCCGATATTATGGCCGAAACGTAAAAGGCTGCTAGCAGGTTTGAGCCAAAGAATGACTCTGGGTGCTGATTTAGGTCAGGAAATGTGGCAACTGGGTTTTAGTAAAACAGTGGCCACACAAGTCGAATTAGCAATGCAACAGGGAAATTTGCTTGATTGCTTGTCGCAGCTGGCTACACTGAATCGTCTGAAAAATGAACAGATTAAGAAGTTAAAAACCGAAATGTCATATCCGGTAGTATTAGTCGTAATGATGATTGCACTACTTGTCTTTATGCAGACCTTTGTATCAAGCCAATTTTCATCTTCTAACGAGCACACTGGTGATGTCTTGCTGGTAGGCATACTGGGGTTAGGTTTGTTATTTCTCTATTATTTCACGCAAGTTCTAACCCTTTTGCGTAAACAAGATTACCATTCACTAAAAAAACTAGCGCATTACCCAATTATTGGCGCAACGGTCAAAGTGTATGTCAAATATCTCTTAGTTTATGATATTGGCTTATTGGTTGCAAGCGGTTTTTCTCTGCAAAAGATGTGTCAGTATGCGGCAAATCAGGAAAAAGGATCACTGCAGCAGTATCTTGGTGCCAAGGTAAACCGGCAGTTAGCCAAGGGTAAGAGTTTGCAGGAGATTATTAAGCAGGAATTATTTTTGCCAGATGAATTAGTAATCTTGCTTGAGACGGGATCAACTAAGGGTGATTTAGGCAATCGCTGTTTACTACTCGGACAAACATTATTTACAGATTTAACTAGTAAAATTGAAAAATTAATCGTTAATGTACAGCCAGTTTGCTTTATTTTGATTGGGTTGTGCATTATCGGGATGTATTTAAAATTGTTGCTGCCAATGTATGCCATGATGCAGCAGATTTAA
- a CDS encoding ABC transporter ATP-binding protein: MSYIEVRHNFKKYQTGDTEVLANNDVSFSVEQGELAIILGASGAGKSTILNILGGMDTNTSGDVIIDGQNIAKYNKRQLTTYRRNDIGFVFQFYNLIQNLTAKENVELASEIVKDALDPVQTLIDVGLQKRINNFPAELSGGEQQRVAIARAIAKNPKILLCDEPTGALDYETGKSVLQIIANMSREKGATVIIVTHNSTIAPIADRVIHFHDGQVTQIEQNPHPEAIANVKW, translated from the coding sequence ATGAGCTACATTGAGGTAAGACATAATTTTAAAAAATATCAAACTGGTGACACGGAAGTATTGGCCAATAATGATGTTAGTTTTTCTGTTGAGCAAGGTGAACTGGCGATTATTCTGGGGGCATCTGGTGCCGGCAAGTCCACCATTCTTAATATTTTGGGTGGGATGGACACCAACACTAGCGGTGACGTCATCATTGATGGCCAAAATATCGCCAAGTATAACAAACGGCAATTAACCACTTACCGCAGAAATGATATTGGTTTTGTTTTTCAATTTTATAATCTAATTCAAAATTTGACAGCTAAAGAAAATGTGGAACTTGCTTCAGAAATCGTTAAGGACGCATTAGATCCAGTGCAAACATTGATTGATGTTGGCTTGCAAAAGCGCATCAATAACTTTCCCGCCGAACTATCTGGTGGTGAACAGCAACGCGTCGCAATTGCCCGCGCAATTGCTAAGAACCCCAAGATTTTGCTCTGCGACGAGCCAACTGGTGCCCTAGATTATGAAACTGGGAAGAGCGTCTTACAAATTATCGCTAATATGAGCCGGGAAAAAGGCGCAACCGTGATTATTGTTACGCACAACAGCACCATTGCGCCAATCGCTGACCGTGTAATTCATTTTCATGATGGCCAAGTTACACAAATTGAACAAAATCCCCACCCTGAAGCAATCGCCAATGTTAAATGGTAA